A genome region from Sphingobium sp. WTD-1 includes the following:
- a CDS encoding heavy metal translocating P-type ATPase produces MNDPHAHGGHCCSKPSTAPAAIKDPVCGMTVDPATSAHHAEHGGVTYHFCSVGCRAKFVVDPARFTNGEADTLTAAPPSSLSVWTCPMHPEIRRPSPGICPICGMALEPAEPSADEGANPELVDFTRRFWVSAMLAVPLLLISMGAEMAGLHLVPMRWSPWVQFALTAPIVLWAGWPFFERGWASLKSRHYNMFTLIAIGVGAAFLYSVVATVAPGVFPASFRDHGAMVPVYYEAAGVVVALVLLGQVLELRARAATGRAIRALLNLAPKTARRIGPDGEEQEVDLGKVTAGDRLRVRPGEAVPVDGTVIDGRSSVDESMLTGEPAPVLKVPGAALTGGTVNGTGSLVIEAQAVGADTMLARIVAMVAEAQRSRAPIQAVADRISGWFVPLVVLIALLTFAVWNLVGPEPRFGHALLNAIAVLIIACPCALGLATPMSIMVGTGRGAQAGVLVKNAEALQALDKVDTLVIDKTGTLTEGKPKLVAVEPTEGFNADRVLALAAAVEARSEHPLAVAIVTGARERGLTVSAVEDFDSQTGMGISGRVDGRRVVIGNAAQMRSAGADATALEASASRHRAEGGGVMLVAVDGEAAGLIAVADPVKASSRGAIAALHAEGLRIVMLTGDSRGTAEAVARAIGGIDEVHSDLKPEDKARIVVDLKANGARVAMAGDGINDAPALAAADVGVAMGTGTDVAIESAGLTLTTGDLSAMVRARRLARATMANIRQNLFFSFLFNGVGIPIAAGVLYPVTGILLSPMFAGAAMALSSFTVVVNALRLNAVRLEARKP; encoded by the coding sequence ATGAACGATCCTCATGCACATGGCGGCCATTGCTGTTCGAAACCGTCCACTGCGCCCGCCGCCATCAAGGACCCCGTGTGCGGGATGACGGTAGATCCGGCGACGAGCGCGCATCATGCCGAGCATGGCGGTGTGACATATCACTTCTGCAGCGTCGGCTGCCGTGCAAAGTTCGTCGTAGATCCCGCCAGGTTCACAAATGGCGAGGCCGATACTTTAACGGCAGCGCCCCCGTCCTCGCTATCGGTGTGGACTTGCCCGATGCATCCCGAGATCCGGCGCCCTAGCCCGGGCATCTGCCCGATTTGCGGCATGGCGCTGGAGCCGGCGGAGCCGAGCGCCGACGAGGGAGCAAACCCGGAACTGGTCGATTTCACTCGCCGCTTCTGGGTGAGCGCGATGCTTGCCGTGCCCCTGCTGCTGATTTCGATGGGCGCCGAGATGGCGGGTCTGCACCTCGTGCCGATGCGCTGGTCGCCCTGGGTGCAATTCGCGCTGACTGCGCCGATCGTGCTGTGGGCAGGCTGGCCGTTTTTCGAGCGAGGCTGGGCGTCGCTCAAGTCGCGCCACTATAACATGTTTACGCTGATCGCGATCGGGGTCGGCGCGGCCTTCCTCTACAGCGTGGTGGCGACAGTCGCGCCCGGGGTGTTTCCGGCAAGCTTCCGCGACCATGGCGCCATGGTGCCCGTCTATTACGAGGCGGCCGGCGTGGTCGTTGCGCTGGTGCTACTCGGGCAGGTGCTGGAACTGCGCGCGCGCGCCGCGACCGGACGTGCGATCCGCGCTCTCCTGAACCTTGCGCCCAAGACCGCGCGGCGGATCGGTCCGGACGGCGAGGAGCAGGAAGTCGATCTCGGCAAGGTCACGGCCGGCGATCGTCTGCGCGTGCGTCCCGGCGAGGCGGTCCCGGTCGACGGGACCGTGATCGACGGCCGCTCGTCGGTCGACGAGTCGATGCTGACCGGCGAGCCGGCGCCGGTGCTCAAGGTGCCGGGCGCCGCGCTTACCGGCGGCACCGTCAACGGCACCGGTAGCCTAGTCATTGAGGCGCAGGCGGTTGGCGCCGACACGATGCTGGCGCGCATCGTCGCGATGGTCGCGGAGGCGCAGCGCAGCCGTGCGCCGATCCAGGCCGTGGCGGATCGTATTTCCGGCTGGTTCGTGCCGTTGGTGGTGCTGATCGCACTGCTGACCTTTGCCGTCTGGAACCTTGTCGGCCCCGAGCCGCGCTTCGGCCATGCCTTGCTCAACGCCATCGCGGTCCTGATCATCGCCTGTCCGTGCGCGCTCGGGCTTGCCACACCGATGTCGATCATGGTCGGGACGGGACGCGGGGCTCAGGCCGGCGTGCTCGTCAAGAATGCCGAGGCGCTGCAGGCGCTCGACAAGGTCGATACACTGGTGATCGACAAGACCGGGACGCTGACCGAAGGCAAGCCCAAGCTCGTGGCGGTCGAGCCAACTGAAGGGTTCAACGCTGATCGGGTGCTGGCGCTGGCGGCAGCGGTCGAGGCTCGCTCCGAGCATCCGCTGGCGGTCGCGATTGTTACCGGCGCCAGAGAACGCGGGCTGACCGTCTCGGCGGTCGAGGACTTCGACTCGCAGACCGGCATGGGCATAAGCGGCCGGGTCGATGGTCGGAGGGTCGTGATCGGCAATGCCGCGCAGATGCGGAGTGCCGGAGCGGATGCCACAGCGCTAGAGGCATCGGCCTCGCGGCATCGCGCTGAAGGCGGCGGCGTCATGCTGGTTGCCGTTGATGGTGAAGCGGCCGGGCTGATCGCCGTCGCCGACCCTGTCAAGGCGTCATCGCGCGGCGCGATCGCTGCGCTTCACGCCGAGGGGCTGCGCATCGTCATGCTGACCGGCGACAGCCGCGGCACGGCAGAGGCCGTCGCTCGGGCGATCGGCGGGATCGACGAGGTCCATTCCGATCTCAAGCCGGAGGACAAGGCGCGGATCGTCGTCGACCTCAAGGCGAACGGCGCTCGGGTCGCTATGGCGGGCGACGGTATCAACGATGCCCCGGCGCTCGCGGCCGCCGATGTCGGCGTGGCGATGGGAACGGGGACGGACGTGGCGATCGAGAGTGCTGGGCTGACGCTCACAACGGGCGACCTTTCGGCGATGGTACGTGCGCGGCGGCTAGCGCGTGCCACTATGGCCAACATACGGCAGAACCTGTTCTTCTCCTTCCTGTTCAACGGCGTGGGCATACCTATTGCGGCGGGTGTGCTCTATCCGGTGACCGGCATCCTGCTGTCGCCCATGTTCGCAGGGGCCGCGATGGCGCTGTCGTCATTCACCGTCGTCGTCAACGCGCTCCGCTTGAACGCTGTACGACTGGAAGCGCGCAAGCCATGA